Proteins encoded by one window of Superficieibacter sp. HKU1:
- the ampD gene encoding 1,6-anhydro-N-acetylmuramyl-L-alanine amidase AmpD, with protein sequence MYLHEGWLAEARRVPSPHFDCRPDDESPSLLVVHNISLPPGEFGGPWIDALFTGTLDPDAHPFFAEIVHLRVSAHCLIRRDGEIVQYVPFNKRAWHAGVSCYQGRERCNDFSIGIELEGTDTQPYTDAQYQQLAAITRTLIELYPAMADNMTGHCDIAPGRKTDPGSAFDWATFRALVTASSEKEMP encoded by the coding sequence ATGTATTTACACGAGGGCTGGCTGGCAGAGGCGCGACGGGTTCCGTCCCCGCATTTCGATTGCCGCCCGGATGACGAGTCGCCCTCACTGCTGGTGGTGCATAATATCAGCCTTCCGCCCGGCGAATTCGGTGGGCCGTGGATCGACGCCCTGTTTACCGGCACACTCGATCCGGATGCGCATCCTTTTTTTGCTGAAATTGTTCATCTGCGCGTATCTGCCCATTGTCTGATTCGCCGCGACGGCGAAATCGTGCAGTATGTTCCTTTCAATAAACGAGCCTGGCACGCGGGCGTTTCCTGCTATCAAGGGCGCGAACGCTGTAATGACTTTTCCATTGGTATTGAACTGGAGGGAACAGATACGCAGCCGTACACCGACGCTCAATATCAACAGCTGGCTGCCATTACCCGCACGTTGATTGAGCTTTACCCGGCAATGGCCGACAATATGACCGGACACTGCGATATTGCCCCCGGACGTAAAACCGATCCCGGCTCCGCATTTGACTGGGCAACATTTCGGGCCCTGGTCACCGCCTCGTCAGAAAAGGAGATGCCATGA
- the yacG gene encoding DNA gyrase inhibitor YacG: MSDATVVNCPTCGKTVIWDQRSPFRPFCSKRCQLIDLGEWAAEEKRIPSAGDLSDSDDWSEEKQ; this comes from the coding sequence ATGTCTGACGCCACCGTGGTTAATTGCCCCACCTGCGGCAAAACGGTTATCTGGGATCAACGCAGCCCGTTTCGTCCATTTTGCAGCAAACGCTGCCAGCTGATCGATCTTGGCGAGTGGGCTGCGGAAGAAAAACGGATCCCCAGCGCGGGCGATCTGTCTGACAGCGATGACTGGAGCGAAGAGAAGCAGTAA
- the zapD gene encoding cell division protein ZapD: protein MHHTHILFEHPLNEKMRTWLRIEFLIEQMSAALPVTDYAGALHFFRNVGDLLDVLERGEVRTELLKELERQQKKLQAWADVPGVDVNRIDALRQQLKACGSTLMSAPRMGQLLREDRLIGLVRQRLSIPGGCCSFDLPTLHIWLHLPQAQRDAQTEQWLLSLQPLQQALTLIMDLIRNSAPFRKQTSLHGFYQDNGEDADLLRLQLPLEEQLYPQISGHKSRFAIRFLPLDSENGQIPDRFDFELACC, encoded by the coding sequence ATGCATCATACGCACATTCTTTTTGAGCACCCGCTAAACGAAAAAATGCGCACCTGGCTGCGCATCGAATTTTTAATTGAGCAGATGTCCGCCGCGCTGCCGGTCACCGACTATGCGGGTGCGTTGCATTTCTTTCGTAATGTCGGCGATTTGCTGGACGTACTCGAACGCGGTGAAGTTCGTACAGAACTGTTGAAAGAGCTGGAACGTCAGCAGAAAAAATTACAGGCATGGGCCGATGTGCCCGGCGTGGATGTAAATCGTATTGACGCGTTGCGCCAGCAACTGAAGGCCTGTGGCAGTACGCTGATGTCCGCGCCACGAATGGGGCAGCTATTACGCGAAGATCGCCTGATTGGGCTGGTACGCCAGCGGCTGAGTATTCCCGGCGGCTGCTGTAGTTTCGATTTACCCACGTTGCATATCTGGCTTCATTTGCCACAAGCGCAGCGCGATGCACAGACTGAACAATGGCTTCTCAGCCTGCAACCGCTTCAGCAGGCGCTGACGTTAATTATGGATCTGATCCGTAATTCAGCGCCGTTCCGCAAGCAAACCAGTTTGCACGGTTTTTATCAGGATAACGGTGAGGATGCCGATCTGCTGCGCCTGCAATTGCCGCTGGAGGAACAGCTTTATCCGCAAATTTCCGGGCATAAAAGCCGCTTTGCGATCCGTTTTTTGCCGCTGGATAGCGAAAATGGTCAGATCCCCGATCGTTTCGATTTCGAACTGGCTTGTTGTTAA
- the coaE gene encoding dephospho-CoA kinase (Dephospho-CoA kinase (CoaE) performs the final step in coenzyme A biosynthesis.), which yields MRYTVALTGGIGSGKSTVADAFALLGVNVIDADIIARQVVEPGTPALNTITERFGPSMLTADGGLNRRRLRERIFAHPDDKSWLNALLHPLIQQETQRQFRQATSPWVLWVVPLLVENRLYEKADRVLVVDVSRETQLQRTMQRDGVTREHAEQILSAQATREQRLAVADDVIDNNGTPDAIASDVARLHAQYLKFAAQTVSQEKP from the coding sequence ATGAGGTATACGGTAGCGTTAACAGGCGGTATTGGCAGCGGTAAAAGTACGGTTGCGGACGCCTTCGCCCTGCTGGGCGTTAACGTGATTGATGCCGATATTATTGCCCGTCAGGTCGTGGAGCCTGGCACTCCGGCGCTCAATACCATTACTGAACGTTTCGGTCCGTCGATGCTTACCGCTGACGGAGGGCTTAATCGCCGACGTCTGCGCGAACGTATTTTTGCCCATCCCGACGATAAATCGTGGCTTAACGCACTACTGCATCCGTTGATCCAACAGGAAACCCAGCGGCAATTCCGCCAGGCCACGTCCCCCTGGGTGCTGTGGGTGGTACCACTGCTGGTAGAAAATCGGCTTTATGAAAAAGCCGATCGCGTCCTCGTGGTGGATGTCTCGCGCGAAACTCAGCTGCAAAGAACGATGCAGCGTGACGGCGTGACGCGTGAACACGCCGAACAAATTCTCTCTGCCCAGGCTACGCGTGAACAGCGTCTGGCCGTGGCGGATGACGTTATTGATAACAACGGCACGCCAGATGCGATTGCATCGGACGTTGCCCGTCTGCACGCGCAGTATCTGAAGTTCGCGGCGCAGACTGTTTCACAGGAAAAACCGTAA
- the mutT gene encoding 8-oxo-dGTP diphosphatase MutT — protein MKKLQIAVGIIRNPQHEIFITQRAADAHMANKLEFPGGKIEADETPEQALTRELQEEVGITPHNATLFDKLEYEFPDRHITLWFWLVDRWEGEPWGKEGQTGRWIAVNELNADDFPPANAPVIARLVNAV, from the coding sequence ATGAAAAAACTGCAAATTGCCGTGGGGATTATTCGTAATCCGCAGCATGAGATTTTCATTACCCAGCGTGCGGCTGATGCGCATATGGCGAATAAGCTGGAGTTTCCCGGTGGGAAAATTGAGGCCGACGAAACGCCGGAGCAGGCGCTGACCCGTGAGTTGCAGGAAGAGGTGGGGATCACGCCGCATAACGCCACGTTATTCGATAAGCTGGAATATGAATTCCCGGACCGCCATATCACGCTGTGGTTCTGGCTGGTAGACCGCTGGGAAGGGGAGCCGTGGGGTAAAGAAGGACAGACGGGGCGCTGGATTGCGGTAAACGAATTAAATGCGGACGATTTTCCGCCGGCGAATGCACCGGTTATCGCCAGGCTGGTGAACGCCGTTTAA
- the ppdD gene encoding prepilin peptidase-dependent pilin: MNRQQGFTLIELMVVIGIIAILSAIGIPAYQNYLRKAALTDMLQTFIPYRTAIELCALDHGGLADCDGGKNGIPSPTTTRYVSEMSVAQGIVTLTGQESLNGLSVVMTPGWDNANGITGWQRVCNIQQDSALQQACEDVFRFDIQ, from the coding sequence ATGAACAGACAGCAAGGATTTACGCTTATTGAACTGATGGTGGTGATTGGCATCATTGCTATTCTCAGCGCCATCGGCATTCCCGCCTATCAAAACTACCTGCGCAAAGCCGCGCTAACCGATATGTTACAAACGTTCATACCCTACCGCACAGCAATTGAGCTTTGCGCGCTGGATCATGGCGGTCTGGCCGATTGCGACGGGGGTAAAAATGGCATTCCCTCACCGACCACGACCCGTTACGTTTCAGAGATGAGCGTGGCACAGGGCATCGTTACGCTGACCGGGCAGGAAAGTCTCAACGGTCTTAGCGTAGTAATGACGCCGGGCTGGGACAATGCTAATGGCATAACGGGCTGGCAGCGGGTGTGCAATATCCAGCAGGACAGCGCACTCCAGCAAGCATGCGAAGACGTTTTCCGCTTCGATATACAGTAA
- the gspE gene encoding type II secretion system protein GspE, translated as MKREQLIALCKRYGAVLLDSDDDTLNIAVVGDPGNQLLESLRFATQKRIDIECWSQERMDQHLNLSTQSHLPAVSEGSGTAVELLNQALEQALLQRASDIHFEPLADRMRIRLRVDGVLHQLTTIPPALVASVIARLKVLGNLDIAERRVPQDGQFTVELTGKPVSFRIATLPGKYAEKVVLRLLHQVEQALDIRQLGMTALQEDAFSNALKMPQGLLLVTGPTGSGKTVTLYSALQSLNTSEVNICSVEDPVEIPLEGINQTQINPRAGLTFQKVLRALLRQDPDIIMVGEIRDGDTAEIAIKAAQTGHLVLSTLHTNSTTEALVRLQQMGVARWMLSSSLLLVVAQRLMRKLCPHCRTQTGEHTAVPPSLWRRPLPRWRATGCDRCYHGFYGRIALFEVLPVEGKLRQAIASEHSAVDIQSQAQREGMTTLFENGCLAVEQGLTTVEELLRVLGTLHEG; from the coding sequence ATGAAACGGGAACAGCTCATCGCTTTATGTAAACGTTATGGCGCAGTGTTATTAGATAGCGACGACGACACGCTCAATATTGCCGTTGTCGGCGATCCCGGTAATCAGCTACTGGAATCCTTGCGCTTTGCCACGCAAAAGCGGATTGATATTGAATGCTGGTCACAAGAAAGAATGGATCAGCACCTGAATCTGTCTACACAAAGCCATCTGCCTGCCGTGAGTGAAGGCAGCGGCACGGCCGTGGAGTTACTAAATCAGGCTCTGGAACAGGCGCTTTTACAGCGGGCTTCGGACATCCATTTTGAACCTCTGGCCGATCGTATGCGGATCCGCTTACGCGTGGACGGCGTGCTGCATCAACTAACGACAATTCCACCTGCGCTTGTCGCCAGTGTCATCGCGCGGTTGAAAGTGCTGGGTAATCTCGATATTGCTGAACGCCGCGTGCCGCAGGACGGACAGTTTACGGTTGAACTGACAGGGAAGCCGGTTTCCTTTCGTATTGCCACGCTGCCGGGTAAATATGCTGAAAAAGTGGTGCTCAGGCTGCTTCATCAGGTAGAGCAGGCGCTGGATATCCGGCAACTGGGCATGACGGCCCTTCAGGAGGATGCGTTCAGTAACGCACTAAAAATGCCGCAGGGGCTGCTGCTGGTCACCGGTCCCACCGGTAGTGGTAAAACCGTCACGCTTTATAGCGCGCTTCAATCACTTAACACATCTGAGGTGAATATTTGTAGCGTCGAGGATCCGGTGGAGATCCCGCTTGAGGGGATCAACCAGACGCAGATCAACCCGCGTGCCGGTCTGACGTTTCAAAAGGTCCTCCGCGCCCTTCTGCGTCAGGATCCGGATATTATTATGGTGGGAGAAATCCGCGATGGCGATACCGCGGAAATTGCGATTAAAGCCGCGCAAACCGGGCATCTTGTGCTTTCCACATTGCATACCAATTCCACTACCGAGGCGCTGGTCCGTTTGCAACAAATGGGCGTCGCTCGCTGGATGCTCTCTTCCTCGCTGTTATTAGTGGTGGCTCAGCGACTGATGCGCAAACTGTGTCCACATTGTCGTACGCAAACTGGCGAGCATACTGCCGTGCCTCCCTCTCTCTGGCGGCGTCCCCTGCCTCGCTGGCGGGCCACCGGCTGCGACCGTTGCTATCACGGCTTTTATGGCCGAATAGCCTTATTTGAAGTGCTTCCTGTTGAGGGCAAGCTGCGTCAGGCGATCGCCAGCGAACACAGCGCGGTGGACATTCAATCCCAGGCGCAGCGCGAGGGAATGACCACGCTATTTGAAAATGGCTGCCTGGCGGTGGAACAAGGTCTGACGACGGTAGAAGAACTGTTACGCGTACTGGGAACACTGCATGAAGGTTAA
- a CDS encoding GMP reductase translates to MRIEEDLKLGFKDVLIRPKRSTLKSRSEVELERSITFKHSGLTWSGVPIIAANMDTVGTFGMAKALASFGILTAVHKHYTPEDWKGFIQSVSEDVLKHVMVSTGTSDADFEKTIQILNLHPALSFICIDVANGYSEHFVQFVTKAREAWPNKTICAGNVVTGEMCEELILSGADIVKVGIGPGSVCTTRVKTGVGYPQLSAVIECADAAHGLGGQIVSDGGCTMPGDVAKAFGGGADFVMLGGMLAGHEESGGTVVEENGEKFMLFYGMSSESAMNRHVGGVAGYRAAEGKTVKLPLRGPVDNTARDILGGLRSACTYVGASRLKELTKRTTFIRVQEQENRVFNSL, encoded by the coding sequence ATGCGTATCGAAGAAGATCTGAAGTTAGGATTTAAAGACGTTCTTATCCGCCCAAAACGCTCTACCCTCAAAAGCCGTTCCGAAGTTGAGCTGGAGCGCAGCATTACCTTTAAACACTCCGGTCTGACATGGTCAGGCGTGCCAATTATCGCGGCGAATATGGATACCGTGGGCACCTTTGGCATGGCGAAAGCGCTGGCCTCGTTCGGCATCCTGACGGCAGTGCATAAGCACTATACGCCGGAAGACTGGAAAGGGTTTATTCAGAGTGTTTCTGAAGATGTGCTGAAACACGTCATGGTTTCTACCGGCACCTCCGATGCCGATTTTGAGAAAACCATTCAGATCCTTAACCTTCATCCCGCGCTGAGCTTTATTTGTATTGATGTGGCGAATGGTTATTCCGAGCATTTCGTGCAGTTTGTTACCAAAGCGCGTGAAGCCTGGCCGAACAAAACCATCTGTGCAGGCAATGTGGTGACGGGTGAGATGTGCGAAGAGCTGATTCTTTCCGGCGCGGATATCGTGAAAGTCGGTATCGGTCCTGGCTCCGTTTGCACGACTCGCGTGAAAACCGGCGTTGGCTATCCGCAGCTTTCCGCGGTTATTGAATGCGCGGACGCGGCCCATGGCCTCGGCGGGCAAATCGTCAGCGACGGTGGCTGCACCATGCCGGGCGACGTGGCTAAAGCCTTCGGCGGCGGGGCTGATTTTGTCATGCTGGGCGGGATGCTGGCCGGACACGAAGAGAGCGGCGGAACCGTAGTCGAAGAGAACGGTGAGAAATTTATGCTGTTCTACGGCATGAGCTCCGAGTCCGCGATGAACCGTCACGTTGGCGGCGTTGCCGGTTATCGTGCGGCAGAAGGAAAAACCGTGAAGCTGCCTCTGCGCGGCCCGGTAGACAATACCGCGCGCGATATCCTCGGTGGTCTGCGTTCAGCCTGTACATATGTAGGGGCTTCCCGTCTGAAGGAACTGACCAAGCGCACGACCTTTATTCGCGTGCAGGAACAGGAAAACCGCGTTTTCAATAGCCTGTAA
- the hofC gene encoding protein transport protein HofC, protein MKVKHLWQWRGLTRQGEMQQGVIWDANRTAALMALQQQHITPLGLKRCVVRPSLWHREHSCRVIRQLATLLRAGLTLPEGLRLLAQQQPGKQWQALLQHVGQELEKGVAFSIALKPWPQAFPTLWLAMIRTGELTGRLEQCCFHLVAQEEAQQRLAAKVRKALRYPIIILTLALAVVMAMVCWVLPEFAAIYQTFNTPLPALTRGVMAFADVIQQWGIYLLVTPLIIVGVFNRLQHNTSWRMRRQKWLLACPIAGSLIRGQKLSHIFSVLALTQSAGIAFLQGLHSASETLDCPYWQRVLHQVHQDITQGSPVWQAMERSGEFSPLCLQLIRTGEASGALDTMLEDLARHHSEKTQAVADNLASLLEPILLIVTGVIIGTLVVAMYLPIFHLGDAMSGMG, encoded by the coding sequence ATGAAGGTTAAACACCTCTGGCAGTGGCGTGGGCTGACCCGACAGGGCGAAATGCAGCAAGGCGTTATATGGGATGCCAACCGTACGGCGGCGCTGATGGCGCTTCAGCAGCAGCATATTACCCCCCTTGGGCTAAAACGCTGCGTGGTTCGTCCCTCTCTCTGGCATCGCGAACATAGTTGCCGTGTTATTCGACAGCTGGCGACGCTGCTTCGCGCCGGGCTCACGCTGCCTGAGGGATTGAGGCTACTGGCGCAGCAGCAACCGGGTAAACAATGGCAGGCGCTGCTGCAACACGTCGGTCAGGAGCTGGAGAAAGGTGTCGCGTTTTCCATCGCCCTCAAACCGTGGCCGCAGGCGTTTCCTACGCTATGGCTGGCGATGATCCGCACCGGTGAGCTGACCGGCAGACTTGAACAGTGCTGCTTTCATCTGGTGGCGCAGGAGGAGGCGCAGCAGCGTCTGGCGGCAAAGGTCCGAAAGGCGCTGCGTTATCCGATCATTATTCTGACACTGGCGCTCGCGGTAGTCATGGCGATGGTATGCTGGGTGCTACCGGAATTTGCGGCAATTTATCAGACGTTCAATACACCGCTGCCTGCATTGACGCGCGGCGTTATGGCGTTTGCAGACGTTATTCAGCAATGGGGAATATATCTCCTCGTTACCCCGTTAATCATCGTCGGGGTGTTTAACAGGCTACAGCATAATACGAGCTGGCGGATGCGCAGGCAAAAATGGCTGCTGGCATGTCCCATAGCCGGTAGCCTTATCCGCGGACAAAAGCTTAGCCATATTTTCAGCGTGCTGGCGCTGACCCAAAGTGCCGGCATCGCTTTTTTGCAAGGTTTGCACAGTGCCAGCGAGACGCTGGACTGCCCTTACTGGCAGCGTGTCCTGCATCAGGTCCATCAGGATATTACTCAGGGCTCGCCCGTCTGGCAGGCCATGGAAAGGAGCGGCGAATTTAGCCCGCTCTGCCTTCAGTTGATCAGAACCGGTGAAGCATCGGGTGCGCTGGATACGATGCTGGAGGATCTCGCACGTCATCATAGCGAAAAGACACAAGCGGTGGCGGATAATCTGGCGTCATTGCTGGAGCCAATACTTCTGATCGTTACCGGGGTGATTATCGGGACGCTGGTCGTGGCGATGTATCTGCCCATTTTTCATCTGGGAGATGCCATGAGCGGAATGGGATAA
- the secA gene encoding preprotein translocase subunit SecA: MLIKLLTKVFGSRNDRTLRRMRKAVNLINSMEPAMEKLSDEELKAKTSEFRARLAKGDTVESLIPEAFAVVREASKRVFGMRHFDVQLLGGMVLNERCIAEMRTGEGKTLTATLPAYLNALSGKGVHVVTVNDYLAQRDAENNRPLFEFLGMTVGINMSGLPAPAKREAYAADITYGTNNEYGFDYLRDNMAFSPEERVQRKLHYALVDEVDSILIDEARTPLIISGPAEDSSEMYKQMNKIIPHLIRQEKEDSDTFQGEGHFSVDEKARQVNLTERGLVLIEELLVKEGIMEEGESLYSPGNIMMMHHVTAALRAHALFTRDVDYIVKDGEVIIVDEHTGRTMQGRRWSDGLHQAVEAKEGVEIQNENQTLASITFQNYFRLYEKLAGMTGTADTEAFEFSSIYKLDTVVVPTNRPMIRKDMADLVYMTEAEKIQAIIEDIKERTANGQPVLVGTISIEKSEVVSNELVKAGIKHNVLNAKFHASEADIVAQAGYPAAVTIATNMAGRGTDIVLGGSWQAEVAALEEPTPEQIAQIKADWQVRHDAVLASGGLHIIGTERHESRRIDNQLRGRSGRQGDAGSSRFYLSMEDALMRIFASDRVAGMMRKLGMKPGEAIEHPWVTKAIANAQRKVESRNFDIRKQLLEYDDVANDQRRAIYTQRNELLDVSDVSETINSIREDVFKATIDNHIPPQSLEEMWDIPGLQERLKNDFDLDLPITEWLDKEPELHEETLRERILASAIEVYQRKEEIVGAEMMRHFEKGVMLQTLDSLWKEHLAAMDYLRQGIHLRGYAQKDPKQEYKRESFSMFAAMLESLKYEVISTLSKVQVREPEEVEEMEQQRREEAERLAQMQQLSHQDDHTAAAEAIAEQTGERKVGRNDPCPCGSGKKYKQCHGRLS, translated from the coding sequence ATGCTAATCAAATTATTAACTAAAGTTTTCGGTAGTCGTAACGATCGTACCCTGCGCCGTATGCGCAAAGCGGTCAACCTGATTAACAGTATGGAACCGGCAATGGAAAAGCTCTCTGATGAAGAGCTGAAAGCCAAAACCTCAGAGTTCCGCGCGCGCCTGGCAAAAGGCGACACCGTTGAAAGTCTGATCCCGGAAGCCTTTGCCGTGGTGCGTGAAGCAAGTAAGCGCGTATTTGGCATGCGTCACTTTGACGTCCAGTTGCTTGGCGGTATGGTGCTGAACGAGCGCTGCATCGCGGAAATGCGTACCGGTGAAGGTAAAACGCTGACCGCAACGCTGCCAGCTTACCTGAATGCTCTGTCGGGCAAAGGCGTTCACGTGGTTACCGTCAACGACTATCTGGCACAGCGTGACGCCGAAAATAACCGCCCGCTGTTTGAATTCCTCGGCATGACCGTTGGTATCAACATGTCTGGCCTGCCTGCACCAGCAAAGCGTGAAGCTTACGCAGCCGATATCACCTACGGGACCAACAACGAATACGGTTTTGACTATCTGCGCGATAACATGGCGTTTAGCCCGGAAGAGCGCGTTCAGCGTAAACTGCACTACGCGCTGGTGGATGAGGTGGACTCCATCCTGATCGATGAAGCGCGTACACCGCTGATCATCTCCGGTCCGGCGGAAGACAGTTCAGAAATGTACAAGCAGATGAATAAAATCATCCCGCATCTGATCCGTCAGGAAAAAGAAGACTCCGATACCTTCCAGGGCGAAGGCCATTTCTCCGTAGACGAGAAAGCGCGTCAGGTTAACTTAACCGAACGTGGTCTGGTGCTGATTGAAGAACTGCTGGTCAAAGAAGGCATCATGGAAGAGGGCGAATCGCTTTACTCGCCGGGCAACATCATGATGATGCACCACGTGACCGCCGCACTGCGCGCCCATGCCCTGTTTACCCGCGACGTTGACTACATCGTTAAAGATGGCGAAGTCATCATCGTCGACGAACATACCGGTCGTACCATGCAGGGTCGCCGCTGGTCAGATGGTCTGCATCAGGCCGTTGAAGCCAAAGAAGGCGTGGAAATTCAGAACGAAAACCAGACGCTGGCGTCCATTACCTTCCAGAACTACTTCCGTTTGTATGAAAAACTGGCTGGTATGACCGGTACGGCGGATACCGAAGCCTTCGAATTCAGTTCCATCTATAAACTGGATACCGTGGTTGTACCGACTAACCGTCCAATGATCCGTAAGGATATGGCGGATCTGGTGTATATGACCGAAGCGGAAAAAATCCAGGCGATCATTGAAGATATTAAAGAGCGTACCGCAAACGGTCAGCCGGTGCTGGTCGGTACTATCTCAATTGAAAAATCAGAAGTGGTGTCGAATGAGCTGGTGAAAGCCGGCATCAAACATAACGTGCTGAACGCCAAATTCCACGCCAGCGAAGCAGATATCGTCGCGCAGGCGGGTTATCCGGCCGCCGTGACCATTGCTACCAACATGGCAGGTCGTGGTACGGATATCGTGCTGGGCGGCAGCTGGCAGGCAGAAGTCGCTGCGCTGGAAGAACCGACCCCGGAACAGATTGCTCAAATTAAAGCCGACTGGCAGGTTCGTCACGACGCGGTACTGGCCTCCGGCGGCCTGCATATTATCGGTACTGAACGCCATGAATCGCGTCGTATCGATAACCAGCTGCGTGGCCGTTCCGGTCGTCAGGGGGATGCGGGTTCTTCCCGTTTCTACCTGTCGATGGAAGATGCTCTGATGCGTATTTTCGCCTCCGATCGTGTGGCGGGGATGATGCGTAAACTGGGGATGAAACCGGGCGAAGCCATTGAGCACCCGTGGGTTACCAAAGCCATTGCCAACGCTCAGCGTAAAGTCGAAAGCCGTAACTTTGATATTCGTAAACAGCTGCTTGAATATGATGATGTGGCCAACGACCAGCGCCGTGCCATCTACACCCAGCGTAACGAACTGCTGGACGTGTCGGACGTAAGCGAAACCATCAATAGCATCCGTGAAGACGTGTTCAAAGCGACCATCGATAACCATATTCCACCACAGTCGCTGGAAGAAATGTGGGATATCCCTGGTCTGCAGGAAAGGCTGAAGAACGATTTCGATCTCGACCTGCCTATTACTGAGTGGCTGGATAAAGAGCCGGAGCTGCATGAAGAGACGCTGCGTGAGCGTATCCTTGCCAGCGCGATCGAGGTTTATCAGCGTAAAGAAGAGATCGTGGGTGCTGAAATGATGCGCCATTTCGAAAAAGGCGTCATGCTGCAAACCCTCGACTCGCTGTGGAAAGAGCATCTGGCAGCAATGGATTATCTGCGTCAGGGTATCCATCTGCGTGGCTATGCGCAGAAAGATCCGAAGCAGGAATACAAACGCGAATCCTTCTCTATGTTTGCTGCGATGCTGGAATCTCTGAAATATGAAGTGATCAGTACCCTGAGCAAAGTACAGGTGCGCGAGCCGGAAGAAGTGGAAGAGATGGAACAGCAGCGCCGCGAAGAAGCCGAACGTCTGGCGCAGATGCAGCAGCTCAGCCATCAGGACGATCACACCGCAGCGGCTGAAGCCATTGCGGAACAGACCGGCGAACGCAAAGTTGGCCGTAACGATCCGTGCCCGTGCGGTTCCGGTAAAAAATACAAACAGTGCCATGGCCGCCTGAGTTAA
- the nadC gene encoding carboxylating nicotinate-nucleotide diphosphorylase, which yields MSARRYNPDHRRDALLQRIALDIPATVAQALREDLGGEVDANKDITAQLLPEESRAHAVVITREHGIFCGKRWVEEVFIQLAGDNVQVSWHVEDGDSVVPNQPLFELDGPSRVLLTGERTALNFVQTLSGVASEVRRYVDLLAGTKTQLLDTRKTLPGLRTALKYAVLCGGGANHRLGLSDAFLIKENHIIASGSVRQAVEKAFWLHPDVPVEVEVENLDELDAALKAGADIIMLDNFTTDLMREAVKRTRGQAQLEVSGNVTHETLREFAETGVDFISVGALTKHIRALDLSMRFR from the coding sequence ATGTCCGCACGCCGTTATAATCCCGACCATCGACGTGACGCTCTTCTGCAACGTATTGCCCTGGATATTCCTGCCACGGTCGCGCAGGCGCTGCGTGAAGATTTAGGCGGCGAGGTCGATGCGAATAAAGATATTACCGCGCAGCTGTTGCCGGAAGAGAGCCGCGCTCACGCAGTGGTTATCACCCGCGAACACGGCATATTTTGTGGTAAACGCTGGGTTGAAGAGGTGTTTATCCAGCTTGCAGGTGATAACGTTCAGGTGAGCTGGCATGTTGAAGATGGCGATAGCGTCGTCCCTAATCAACCATTATTTGAACTGGATGGCCCCTCACGCGTGCTGTTAACCGGTGAGCGGACGGCGCTGAATTTTGTCCAGACGCTGTCCGGCGTGGCCAGTGAAGTCCGCCGCTATGTCGACCTGCTGGCGGGAACCAAAACGCAGCTGCTGGATACGCGCAAAACCCTGCCCGGCCTGCGCACCGCGCTGAAGTATGCGGTACTGTGCGGCGGGGGAGCCAACCATCGTCTCGGCCTCTCGGATGCTTTTCTGATCAAAGAAAATCATATTATCGCCTCCGGTTCAGTCAGACAGGCGGTAGAAAAAGCGTTCTGGCTGCATCCGGATGTCCCGGTTGAAGTCGAAGTTGAAAATCTTGATGAGCTGGATGCCGCGCTTAAGGCGGGCGCTGACATCATTATGCTGGATAACTTTACCACCGACCTGATGCGTGAAGCGGTGAAACGGACGCGCGGGCAGGCGCAGCTTGAAGTTTCCGGCAACGTGACCCACGAGACGCTGCGTGAATTTGCCGAAACCGGCGTGGATTTCATTTCCGTTGGCGCGCTGACCAAGCACATTCGTGCGCTGGATTTGTCGATGCGTTTCCGCTGA